A region from the Anderseniella sp. Alg231-50 genome encodes:
- a CDS encoding mechanosensitive ion channel domain-containing protein — translation MLSIEELKASGLEILDKLAGWATSPQFYAQIGAIVTAVIVARIVAAQLRKRVGLLREPVADDHRFARWLNFAHSLRDLLFPVLAVLFLAIAIQICLAMVGSAWLVRIAQSVGVVGVLYAAINRFISHSLIRAAAIYIGIPIATLQVFGWWDETSAFLDGVSLEVGNIRISLYFLAKAAVFGGLLFWLGRLSTTAGQKAIRNQKDLDKATRELFAKLFEIVLFIVVFILLLQILGLDLTALTVFGGALGVGLGFGLQQIASNFISGIIILLERSLGVGDFIEMEDGKAGILKELNMRSSTLETFDGKEIMVPNEKFITTAFINWTRDDPRQRFEVEFSVAYESDLREVMRLVNEAVAKHKSVLSDPEPPDTELRGFGDSGVDMAVEFWSEGLDDGRNKFTADILLVIWDTLKANKISIPFPQREVRILGEGPKLAIKRKKPNDP, via the coding sequence ATGCTTTCAATTGAAGAGTTGAAGGCCTCCGGGTTGGAGATACTGGACAAGCTTGCCGGGTGGGCAACGTCCCCCCAATTCTACGCCCAGATCGGCGCCATTGTCACAGCGGTTATCGTGGCTCGCATTGTTGCTGCCCAGTTGCGCAAGCGCGTCGGGCTGCTGCGCGAGCCGGTCGCCGATGACCATCGGTTTGCCCGCTGGCTGAATTTTGCCCATTCATTGCGTGATCTGTTGTTTCCTGTGCTGGCGGTGCTGTTTCTCGCCATCGCCATACAGATATGCCTGGCGATGGTCGGCAGTGCCTGGCTGGTGCGGATTGCCCAGTCGGTCGGGGTTGTGGGCGTCTTGTACGCGGCCATCAACCGCTTCATCTCTCACTCGCTCATACGTGCTGCCGCAATTTATATCGGTATCCCCATCGCCACCTTGCAGGTGTTTGGCTGGTGGGACGAGACCAGCGCCTTCCTGGATGGCGTCTCGCTGGAAGTCGGCAATATTCGCATATCGCTTTACTTCCTCGCCAAGGCAGCGGTGTTCGGTGGCTTGCTGTTCTGGCTGGGCAGGTTGTCGACGACAGCGGGTCAAAAGGCGATCCGCAACCAGAAAGACCTCGACAAGGCGACCAGGGAGCTGTTTGCCAAGCTGTTCGAAATCGTGCTGTTCATCGTTGTATTCATCCTGCTGCTGCAGATCCTCGGGCTTGACCTGACCGCGCTGACGGTATTCGGCGGTGCCCTGGGTGTCGGGCTCGGATTCGGGCTACAGCAGATCGCCTCCAATTTCATTTCAGGCATCATCATCCTGCTGGAGCGCTCGCTGGGCGTCGGCGATTTCATCGAGATGGAAGATGGCAAGGCCGGCATACTGAAAGAGCTGAACATGCGCTCTTCGACGCTGGAGACTTTCGACGGCAAGGAAATCATGGTGCCGAATGAAAAGTTCATCACCACCGCTTTCATCAACTGGACCCGCGACGATCCGCGCCAGCGCTTTGAGGTGGAATTCTCCGTGGCCTATGAGAGTGACCTCCGCGAGGTCATGCGGCTGGTGAACGAGGCCGTGGCCAAGCACAAGTCGGTGCTCAGCGACCCGGAGCCCCCGGACACTGAATTGCGCGGTTTCGGCGATTCCGGTGTCGATATGGCCGTCGAGTTCTGGTCGGAAGGCCTGGATGACGGCAGGAACAAGTTCACCGCCGACATCCTCCTGGTTATCTGGGATACCCTGAAAGCCAACAAGATCTCCATTCCGTTCCCGCAACGCGAGGTGCGTATACTGGGAGAGGGGCCCAAACTGGCCATCAAGCGGAAAAAGCCGAATGACCCCTGA
- a CDS encoding NADH-quinone oxidoreductase subunit NuoB gives MGLIDKNGQPLKGAAAPAVLTPEQEAFYSSVNDQLADKGFLVTTSDDLINWARTGSLMWMTFGLACCAVEMMQASMPRYDVERFGFAPRASPRQSDVMIVAGTLTNKMAPALRKVYDQMPEPRYVISMGSCANGGGYYHYSYSVVRGCDRIVPVDIYVPGCPPTAEALVYGILQLQKKIRRTGTIER, from the coding sequence ATGGGATTGATCGACAAGAACGGCCAGCCATTGAAGGGTGCTGCCGCGCCTGCGGTGCTGACACCGGAACAGGAAGCATTCTACTCATCGGTCAACGACCAGCTTGCCGACAAGGGTTTCCTGGTTACGACAAGCGATGACCTGATCAACTGGGCCCGCACCGGTTCACTGATGTGGATGACTTTCGGTCTGGCCTGTTGTGCCGTTGAAATGATGCAGGCGTCCATGCCGCGATATGATGTCGAGCGCTTCGGATTTGCACCGCGCGCCAGCCCGCGCCAGTCCGATGTGATGATTGTGGCGGGGACACTGACCAACAAGATGGCGCCTGCCTTGCGCAAGGTCTACGACCAGATGCCCGAACCGCGTTACGTGATCTCCATGGGCTCATGTGCCAATGGCGGCGGTTACTATCATTATTCCTATTCGGTCGTGCGGGGTTGCGATCGCATTGTGCCGGTGGACATCTATGTTCCAGGTTGTCCGCCGACCGCAGAAGCGCTGGTTTACGGTATCCTGCAACTGCAGAAAAAAATCCGCCGAACCGGCACGATAGAACGCTAG
- a CDS encoding NADH-quinone oxidoreductase subunit A produces MTELLQDYLPIVIFMGICIGLGIALMASAFVIAIRRPDPEKMSAYECGFDAFDDARMKFDIRFYLVAILFIIFDLEVAFLFPWAISLKEVGVFGFWSMMIFLAILTIGFVYEWRKGALEWD; encoded by the coding sequence ATGACGGAATTACTGCAGGATTATCTGCCAATCGTCATATTCATGGGAATATGCATTGGTCTGGGTATTGCCCTGATGGCATCGGCGTTCGTTATCGCCATCCGTCGGCCTGACCCTGAGAAGATGTCGGCTTACGAATGCGGGTTCGATGCATTTGACGATGCGCGCATGAAATTCGACATCCGGTTTTACCTGGTGGCCATTTTGTTCATTATCTTCGACCTTGAAGTGGCCTTCCTGTTTCCGTGGGCGATATCGCTCAAGGAAGTCGGCGTGTTCGGATTCTGGTCCATGATGATATTCCTCGCCATCCTGACCATCGGTTTCGTCTATGAATGGCGCAAGGGGGCTCTGGAATGGGATTGA
- a CDS encoding NADH-quinone oxidoreductase subunit D — MAEAQVRNFHINFGPQHPAAHGVLRLVLELDGEVVERVDPHIGLLHRGTEKLIEAKTYLQAVPYFDRLDYVAPMNQEHAYALAIEKLMGITVPIRGQLIRVLYSEIGRILSHLLNVTTQAMDVGALTPPLWGFEEREKLMVFYERASGSRMHAAFVRPGGVHQDLPQDLIDDIDAFCDYHPKVLDDIEGLLTENRIFKQRNVDIGVVTLEECFAWGFSGVMVRGSGAAWDLRKSQPYECYSDLDFDIPIGKNGDCYDRYLIRMEEMRQSLKIMKQCIKMMNSPEGQGPVSSIDGKVVPPSRGEMKRSMEALIHHFKLYTEGFKVPEGDVYACVEAPKGEFGVYLVSDGSNKPYRCKLRAPGFAHLQAMDFICRGHMLADVSAVLGSLDIVFGEVDR; from the coding sequence ATGGCTGAGGCACAAGTCAGAAATTTCCACATCAACTTTGGTCCGCAGCATCCTGCGGCGCACGGCGTTCTTCGCCTTGTGCTGGAACTGGATGGTGAGGTGGTGGAACGGGTCGATCCGCACATCGGCCTGTTGCATCGCGGCACCGAGAAGCTGATCGAGGCCAAGACCTATTTGCAGGCGGTGCCGTATTTCGATCGCCTGGACTATGTCGCCCCGATGAACCAGGAGCATGCCTATGCGCTGGCCATCGAGAAGCTGATGGGAATTACCGTGCCCATTCGCGGGCAACTCATCCGCGTTCTCTACTCCGAGATCGGCAGGATTCTGTCGCACCTGTTGAACGTGACCACCCAGGCCATGGACGTCGGCGCATTGACCCCGCCGCTGTGGGGCTTTGAGGAGCGCGAAAAGCTGATGGTGTTTTATGAACGTGCATCGGGCTCGCGCATGCATGCGGCTTTTGTTCGCCCGGGTGGTGTACATCAGGACCTGCCGCAGGATCTGATCGACGACATCGACGCGTTTTGTGATTATCACCCGAAAGTGCTCGACGATATCGAAGGTCTTCTCACCGAGAACCGGATTTTCAAGCAGCGTAATGTCGACATCGGCGTGGTGACGCTGGAAGAATGTTTTGCCTGGGGCTTCTCCGGCGTCATGGTGCGCGGCTCCGGTGCCGCCTGGGACCTGCGCAAGTCGCAGCCCTATGAGTGCTATTCGGACCTGGATTTCGACATCCCGATCGGCAAGAACGGCGACTGCTATGATCGTTACCTCATCCGTATGGAAGAGATGCGCCAGTCGCTGAAGATCATGAAGCAGTGCATCAAGATGATGAACTCGCCGGAAGGCCAGGGGCCTGTGTCGTCGATTGACGGCAAGGTTGTGCCGCCTTCGCGCGGCGAGATGAAACGATCGATGGAAGCATTGATCCATCATTTCAAGCTTTACACCGAAGGCTTCAAAGTGCCCGAAGGCGATGTATATGCCTGTGTCGAGGCACCGAAGGGCGAGTTTGGCGTCTACCTGGTGTCGGACGGGTCCAACAAGCCGTACCGCTGCAAGTTGCGCGCGCCTGGGTTTGCGCATCTGCAGGCGATGGATTTCATATGCCGTGGTCACATGCTGGCAGACGTGTCGGCGGTACTCGGTTCTCTCGATATTGTGTTTGGTGAGGTCGACCGGTGA
- a CDS encoding HU family DNA-binding protein, whose product MNKNDLISKVAEDAKLTKGEAGEAIEATLANIQKALMQGDDVRLVGFGTFSVGQRAASTGRDPRTGRAIDIPASKNAKFKAGKILKEAVNG is encoded by the coding sequence ATGAACAAAAATGATCTCATCTCAAAAGTTGCTGAAGACGCCAAGCTCACCAAGGGTGAAGCAGGCGAGGCAATTGAAGCTACCCTGGCGAACATCCAGAAGGCCCTGATGCAGGGTGACGATGTGCGCCTTGTCGGCTTTGGCACATTTTCAGTGGGCCAACGTGCAGCATCTACGGGTCGCGATCCGCGCACCGGTCGTGCCATCGACATTCCGGCATCCAAGAACGCCAAGTTCAAAGCTGGTAAAATCCTCAAGGAGGCTGTTAACGGCTAG
- the lon gene encoding endopeptidase La, with the protein MTKKKTATIEDVFAVLPLRDIVVFPHMIVPLFVGREKSIAALEEVMREDKRILLVAQKNASDDDPASDQMYDVGTIGSILQLLKLPDGTVKVLVEGLERAQIVSYTDRADFFEAKASTIDGSDADGGETEALARTAVTQFESYVKLNKKVPQEAVSSITQIDDYAKLADSIAAHLAIKISEKQELLETASVARRLEKVYGLMESEISVLQVEKRIRSRVKRQMEKTQREYYLNEQMKAIQKELGDGDDHDEMAELEQRITKTKLSKEAREKANAEMKKLKQMSPMSAEATVVRNYLDWLLSIPWGKKSRVKNDLAQAEAVLESDHYGLEKVKERIVEYLAVQARANKLRGPILCLVGPPGVGKTSLAKSIAKATGREYVRMSLGGVRDEAEIRGHRRTYIGSMPGKVIQSMKKAKKSNPLFLLDEIDKMGMDFRGDPSSALLEVLDPEQNSTFMDHYLEVEYDLSNVMFVTTANSLNIPGPLMDRMEIIRIAGYTEDEKFEIARRHLLSKALENHGLGKGEFELTDDGLTEVVRRYTREAGVRNLERELNTLCRKAVKEIVLAKGAKKKVKVTAKNMADFLGVQKFRYGMAEMEDQVGVVTGLAWTEVGGELLTIEAVMMPGKGKMTVTGNLRDVMKESISAASSYVRSRSTEIGVKPPLFDKKDIHVHVPEGATPKDGPSAGVAMVTAITSVLTGIPIRREVAMTGEITLRGRVLPIGGLKEKLLAALRGGITKVLIPEENAKDLADIPDNVKNGLEIVPVSHADEVLKHALVTAPEAIEWDEAAEEAAAKAAADAAKAAGESVTAH; encoded by the coding sequence ATGACTAAAAAGAAAACAGCCACGATCGAGGACGTTTTCGCAGTCTTGCCACTGCGCGACATTGTCGTGTTTCCACACATGATCGTGCCCCTGTTTGTCGGGCGCGAAAAGTCAATCGCCGCACTTGAAGAAGTGATGCGCGAGGACAAGCGGATTTTGCTGGTCGCACAGAAGAATGCATCCGATGACGACCCTGCGTCGGATCAGATGTACGACGTGGGCACAATCGGCTCAATCCTGCAGCTGCTGAAGCTGCCCGACGGCACCGTGAAGGTCCTGGTTGAAGGCCTGGAACGGGCTCAGATCGTGTCATATACGGACCGTGCCGATTTCTTTGAGGCAAAAGCCAGCACGATTGACGGGTCCGATGCCGATGGCGGGGAAACCGAGGCTCTTGCCCGTACCGCTGTGACGCAGTTCGAGAGCTATGTGAAGCTTAACAAGAAGGTGCCGCAGGAAGCCGTGTCATCGATCACCCAGATCGACGACTACGCCAAACTCGCCGACAGCATCGCAGCACACCTTGCCATCAAGATCTCCGAAAAGCAGGAGTTGCTGGAAACCGCATCCGTCGCCCGTCGCCTTGAGAAGGTATACGGCCTGATGGAAAGCGAGATTTCGGTACTGCAGGTCGAAAAGCGCATTCGTTCACGGGTCAAGCGCCAGATGGAGAAGACCCAGCGCGAGTATTATCTCAACGAACAGATGAAGGCGATCCAGAAGGAACTCGGTGATGGCGATGACCATGACGAGATGGCCGAACTGGAACAGCGCATCACCAAGACCAAGTTGTCCAAGGAGGCCCGTGAAAAGGCCAACGCGGAAATGAAGAAGCTCAAGCAGATGTCTCCGATGTCTGCCGAGGCCACGGTTGTCCGCAATTACCTGGACTGGTTGCTGTCCATACCATGGGGCAAGAAATCCCGTGTGAAAAACGACCTGGCCCAGGCCGAAGCGGTGCTTGAGTCGGATCACTATGGCCTGGAGAAGGTCAAGGAACGCATCGTGGAATACCTTGCGGTGCAGGCGCGTGCCAACAAGCTGCGCGGGCCGATCTTGTGTCTGGTGGGTCCTCCCGGGGTCGGCAAGACCTCACTGGCCAAGTCGATCGCCAAGGCAACCGGTCGCGAATACGTCCGCATGTCGCTTGGTGGTGTGCGTGATGAAGCGGAAATCCGCGGTCATCGGCGCACCTATATCGGGTCGATGCCCGGCAAGGTCATCCAGTCTATGAAGAAGGCCAAGAAATCCAACCCGCTCTTCCTGCTCGACGAGATCGACAAGATGGGCATGGATTTCCGCGGTGATCCGTCGTCGGCACTTCTGGAAGTATTGGACCCAGAGCAGAACTCAACCTTCATGGACCATTACCTGGAAGTTGAATACGACCTGTCCAACGTCATGTTCGTGACCACGGCCAATTCACTGAACATTCCAGGTCCGCTGATGGATCGCATGGAAATCATTCGCATCGCCGGGTACACCGAGGACGAAAAATTCGAGATCGCCCGCCGGCATCTGTTGTCGAAAGCGCTTGAAAACCATGGCCTCGGCAAGGGTGAATTCGAGCTTACCGATGACGGGCTGACCGAAGTCGTGCGCCGCTACACCCGCGAAGCCGGGGTGCGTAACCTGGAGCGTGAACTGAATACGCTGTGCCGCAAGGCGGTGAAGGAGATCGTTCTCGCCAAGGGTGCGAAAAAGAAGGTCAAGGTCACTGCCAAGAATATGGCCGATTTCCTTGGCGTCCAGAAATTCCGCTATGGCATGGCCGAGATGGAGGATCAGGTCGGTGTCGTTACCGGGCTTGCATGGACTGAGGTGGGTGGCGAATTGCTGACCATCGAGGCCGTGATGATGCCGGGCAAGGGCAAGATGACCGTCACCGGCAATCTGCGCGATGTCATGAAGGAGTCGATTTCGGCTGCATCATCCTATGTCCGTTCGCGGTCGACGGAGATCGGCGTCAAGCCACCTCTGTTCGACAAGAAGGACATCCACGTGCACGTGCCGGAAGGGGCTACGCCGAAAGACGGTCCGTCCGCCGGTGTCGCCATGGTGACGGCTATTACCTCTGTGCTGACCGGCATTCCGATCCGGCGCGAAGTGGCCATGACCGGCGAAATCACGCTTCGTGGCAGGGTCTTGCCGATCGGCGGGCTGAAGGAGAAGTTGCTTGCAGCCCTGCGCGGCGGCATCACCAAGGTGCTCATCCCGGAAGAAAACGCCAAGGATCTGGCTGACATTCCAGACAACGTTAAGAACGGTCTGGAAATCGTCCCGGTGTCGCATGCAGACGAAGTCCTCAAGCATGCACTTGTAACGGCACCAGAGGCCATCGAATGGGACGAAGCCGCTGAAGAGGCCGCTGCCAAGGCTGCAGCAGATGCCGCCAAGGCTGCCGGAGAAAGCGTGACGGCTCACTGA
- a CDS encoding NADH-quinone oxidoreductase subunit C, translated as MDENLIDLGEHVASELQQLGVKYDMSHDELTLHTEGDNIIDVLRFLRDDPSCQFVCFIDICGVDYPAREKRFDVVYHLLSPYQNTRVRVKVQTDEDTPVPSAVEVFPAANWFEREAFDLYGILFSGHPDLRRILTDYGFAGHPLRKDFPMTGHVEVRYDDEKKKVVYEPVKLVQEFRNFDYLSPWEGTDYELPGDEKAKN; from the coding sequence ATGGATGAAAACCTGATTGATCTTGGCGAGCATGTCGCCTCCGAGCTGCAGCAGCTGGGGGTCAAATATGACATGTCCCATGACGAACTGACCCTGCACACCGAAGGCGACAACATTATCGATGTCCTGCGGTTCCTGCGCGATGATCCCAGTTGCCAGTTTGTCTGCTTCATCGACATTTGCGGGGTTGATTATCCGGCACGCGAGAAACGCTTTGACGTCGTGTATCACCTGCTCAGCCCGTATCAGAATACCCGCGTCCGTGTGAAAGTGCAGACTGATGAAGATACCCCCGTACCAAGTGCTGTAGAGGTTTTCCCGGCCGCCAACTGGTTTGAGCGTGAAGCGTTTGATCTGTACGGCATCCTGTTTTCCGGCCATCCGGACCTGCGCCGCATCCTGACGGATTACGGGTTTGCCGGTCATCCATTGCGCAAGGACTTCCCGATGACGGGACATGTCGAGGTGCGCTATGATGACGAGAAGAAGAAGGTTGTGTATGAGCCGGTGAAGCTGGTTCAGGAATTCCGCAACTTTGACTATCTCAGTCCGTGGGAAGGCACAGACTATGAGCTTCCCGGCGACGAGAAGGCGAAGAACTGA